One Macadamia integrifolia cultivar HAES 741 unplaced genomic scaffold, SCU_Mint_v3 scaffold491, whole genome shotgun sequence genomic window carries:
- the LOC122068944 gene encoding U-box domain-containing protein 7: MSDSTPWFYSYPTKLRFFARIRRFLQLKTAGKRSRSSDSFNNAGAEKEEKKEGPKIMGIEDSIGTEEELVVLQRSVKQLHFGSLEDKDAAIKEIKRLAGEDLKTRKSIAGLGVIPSLVSLLDSDVLARRLLAIQALIELANGTYTNKALMVEAGIFSKLPGSNLDTLDESFRQEFAMLLLSISALATTQFPVESSKMLPFLIGNLNSKAGIEAKEACLGTLYNLSTMLDSIGPLVSNGAVPTLLSLCSDKDACEKALAILGNLVVTMMGKKAIENDPMVPKSFIEIMTWEEKPKCQELAAYVLMILAHQSSAQRNKMTQLGIVPVLLEVALLGSPLAQKRALKILQWFKDERQTKIGAHSGPQTGRIMIGSPINQSQTREGKKLMKSMVKQSLDKNMELITRRANAAPDSSKLKSLVISSSSKSLPY, translated from the exons ATGTCTGATTCTACTCCATGGTTCTATTCCTACCCCACGAAACTCCGATTCTTTGCTCGCATCCGACGCTTTCTTCAACTGAAGACCGCCGGAAAACGTTCCAGATCCTCCGATAGCTTCAATAACGCCGgagcagaaaaagaagaaaagaaagagggacCAAAGATTATGGGAATCGAAGACTCCATCGGAACAGAGGAAGAATTGGTTGTGTTGCAGAGATCCGTAAAACAACTTCACTTCGGAAGCTTGGAAGATAAAGATGCTGCGATTAAAGAAATCAAGAGATTGGCCGGAGAGGATCTGAAGACTAGGAAATCGATCGCTGGTCTCGGCGTTATACCGTCGCTTGTCTCTTTGCTTGACTCGGACGTGTTGGCTCGCCGGCTTCTCGCGATTCAGGCGTTAATTGAACTTGCTAATGGCACTTACAC CAACAAGGCTCTCATGGTGGAGGCAGGGATTTTTTCAAAATTGCCGGGAAGCAACCTCGATACGCTAGATGAATCGTTTCGCCAAGAATTTGCAATGCTTCTGCTTTCTATTTCTGCTCTAGCTACTACTCAATTCCCCGTTGAATCGTCGAAAATGCTTCCATTTCTCATTGGGAACCTTAATTCAAAGGCAGGAATTGAAGCCAAGGAAGCTTGCTTAGGGACCCTATACAACCTCTCCACTATGTTAGATAGCATAGGACCATTGGTTTCTAATGGTGCAGTACCAACACTACTGAGCTTATGCTCGGATAAAGATGCCTGTGAGAAAGCCCTTGCAATTTTGGGGAACTTGGTGGTGACCATGATGGGTAAGAAAGCCATTGAAAATGATCCCATGGTGCCAAAGAGCTTCATTGAGATTATGACATGGGAAGAGAAACCCAAATGCCAGGAATTAGCTGCTTATGTTTTGATGATCCTAGCACATCAAAGCTCAgcccaaagaaataaaatgacaCAGTTAGGAATTGTTCCTGTTCTTCTTGAAGTTGCTTTGTTGGGGAGTCCTCTGGCTCAGAAGAgagcattgaaaattttgcaatGGTTCAAAGATGAAAGGCAAACAAAAATTGGAGCACATTCTGGGCCTCAAACAGGAAGGATAATGATAGGTTCCCCAATAAACCAAAGCCAGACCAGGGAAGGCAAGAAATTGATGAAGAGTATGGTGAAGCAAAGTCTGGACAAGAATATGGAATTGATTACAAGGAGAGCAAATGCTGCCCCTGATTCTTCTAAGCTCAAGTCTTTGGTCATTAGTTCAAGTTCTAAGAGCTTGCCCTATTAA